A window of Streptomyces marispadix contains these coding sequences:
- a CDS encoding PaaX family transcriptional regulator: protein MTPSSSDRPDDTLRASAIRPQSLMFSFFGIHVLGRGTGVYSGSVIDVFARAGVGEEAVRSTLARMAKRGLLVRHRRGRKVYFGLTAHAEGVLQDGHRRIWETGAVNRDWDGTWTLVGFSLPDSRRRERHGLRSRLLWEGFGPLQSGLWIAAGEKDAPSILDPLGLDEHVTVLKAQAFKPTEAADLVRKAFDISAIADGYRDFLQRWNTAPRPPLSSLPDDLTRQLTLHTDWLRLVRQDPHLPAEHLPGDWPAIRAENCFRTLARTYEPVAARLADEALDVIALG, encoded by the coding sequence GTGACGCCCAGCAGCAGCGACAGACCGGACGACACCCTCCGCGCAAGCGCGATCCGTCCGCAGTCCCTCATGTTCAGCTTCTTCGGCATCCATGTGCTCGGCCGCGGCACGGGTGTCTACTCCGGCAGCGTCATCGACGTCTTCGCCCGGGCCGGAGTCGGCGAGGAGGCGGTTCGCTCGACGCTCGCCCGCATGGCCAAGCGCGGACTGCTGGTGCGCCACCGACGCGGCCGAAAGGTGTACTTCGGCCTCACGGCACACGCCGAGGGGGTGCTCCAGGACGGCCACCGCCGCATATGGGAGACCGGCGCCGTCAACCGCGACTGGGACGGCACCTGGACCCTGGTCGGCTTCTCCCTCCCCGACAGCCGCCGCCGCGAACGCCACGGCCTGCGCTCACGCCTCCTCTGGGAGGGTTTCGGGCCGTTGCAGAGCGGACTGTGGATCGCCGCGGGCGAGAAGGACGCCCCTTCCATCCTCGACCCGCTCGGCCTCGACGAGCACGTCACCGTGCTGAAGGCGCAGGCCTTCAAGCCGACCGAGGCCGCCGACCTCGTGCGCAAGGCCTTCGACATCTCCGCGATCGCCGACGGGTACCGGGACTTCCTCCAGCGCTGGAACACCGCGCCGAGACCGCCGCTGAGTTCTCTCCCCGACGATCTGACACGGCAGTTGACGCTGCACACCGACTGGCTCCGGTTGGTCCGCCAGGACCCGCATCTGCCGGCGGAGCATCTGCCGGGCGACTGGCCCGCGATCAGGGCGGAGAACTGCTTCCGCACGCTGGCCCGTACATACGAGCCGGTCGCGGCCCGCCTCGCGGATGAGGCACTGGACGTCATCGCACTCGGCTGA
- a CDS encoding SDR family oxidoreductase codes for MDLSGKAAVVTGSGRGLGLAYAEALALAGASVVVNDVDAAAAGAAVEKITAGGGRAVSVVAPVGGAATADALVDKAVSEFGRLDVMVTNAGVLRDKVLWKMSDEDFDTVVDVHLRGTFTCARAAAVRMREQGTGGRLILVSSPAGQRGNFGQTNYAAAKAGVVAMARTWAMELARTDITVNAVVPVAATGMTKTIPALAPFIEEAERTGEPLPDWLRRDEGFGTPEDAAPLVVFLASDAARGVTGQAIGIGGDRLALWSHPQEKAAAYAAGGWDADTIAERWSTGPGAEPETYGIPAPSVPAAHGPEAGS; via the coding sequence ATGGACCTGTCGGGGAAAGCAGCCGTCGTCACCGGCAGCGGCCGGGGGCTCGGCCTCGCCTACGCGGAGGCGCTGGCCCTCGCGGGCGCGTCGGTCGTGGTCAACGACGTCGACGCCGCCGCGGCCGGAGCGGCCGTCGAGAAGATCACGGCGGGTGGGGGGCGCGCAGTGTCCGTGGTCGCGCCGGTGGGGGGCGCCGCGACCGCGGACGCGCTCGTGGACAAGGCGGTCAGCGAGTTCGGACGGCTCGACGTCATGGTCACCAACGCCGGTGTCCTGCGGGACAAGGTGCTGTGGAAGATGTCCGACGAGGACTTCGACACCGTCGTGGACGTGCACCTGCGCGGCACCTTCACCTGTGCCCGCGCCGCGGCGGTGCGGATGCGCGAACAGGGCACCGGCGGGCGGCTGATCCTGGTCTCCTCCCCCGCCGGACAGCGGGGCAACTTCGGGCAGACCAACTACGCCGCCGCCAAGGCGGGCGTCGTCGCCATGGCCCGTACGTGGGCGATGGAACTGGCCCGCACTGACATCACCGTGAACGCGGTCGTGCCCGTGGCTGCCACCGGGATGACGAAGACGATCCCCGCCCTCGCGCCCTTCATCGAGGAGGCCGAGCGGACCGGGGAGCCGCTGCCGGACTGGCTCCGCAGGGACGAGGGCTTCGGGACTCCCGAGGACGCGGCGCCGCTCGTGGTCTTCCTCGCCTCCGACGCGGCGCGCGGAGTTACAGGCCAGGCGATCGGCATCGGCGGCGACAGGCTCGCACTCTGGTCGCACCCGCAGGAGAAAGCCGCGGCGTACGCCGCCGGCGGCTGGGACGCGGACACCATCGCGGAGCGCTGGAGCACCGGGCCGGGGGCGGAGCCGGAGACGTACGGAATCCCCGCGCCGAGCGTGCCCGCAGCGCATGGCCCGGAGGCGGGGTCGTGA
- a CDS encoding amidohydrolase family protein, whose protein sequence is MDVAKLTAIDVHTHAEVSADGHGSLSPELFGASAEYFKLHTERQPTVGQMADHYRQRQMAAVVFTVDAEHATGHPRISNEEIAETCALHSDVLIPFAGVDPWKGRAAVREARRLVTEFGVRGFKFHPSLQAFAPDDRMAYPLYEAIEELGVPALFHTGQTGIGAGVPGGGGIRLKYSNPMLVDDVAVDFPELRIVLAHPSFPWQDEALAVATHKPHVHIDLSGWSPKYFPPQLVRYANSLLKDKVLFGSDYPVITPDRWLSDFGRLEIKPEVRPKILKENAARLLGLTVPDADRPMQGGRS, encoded by the coding sequence ATCGACGTCGCGAAGTTGACGGCCATCGACGTCCATACGCACGCCGAGGTCTCGGCCGACGGACACGGCTCGCTGAGCCCCGAACTCTTCGGCGCCTCCGCTGAGTACTTCAAGTTGCACACCGAACGGCAGCCCACCGTCGGGCAGATGGCGGACCACTACCGCCAACGGCAGATGGCAGCCGTCGTCTTCACCGTCGACGCCGAGCACGCCACCGGGCATCCCCGCATCTCCAACGAGGAGATCGCCGAGACCTGCGCACTCCACTCCGACGTGCTCATTCCCTTCGCCGGTGTCGACCCCTGGAAGGGCAGGGCCGCAGTGCGGGAGGCGCGCAGGCTCGTAACCGAATTCGGCGTACGCGGATTCAAGTTCCACCCCAGCCTCCAGGCGTTCGCTCCGGACGACCGGATGGCCTACCCGCTCTACGAGGCGATCGAGGAACTCGGCGTGCCCGCCCTCTTCCACACCGGCCAGACCGGCATCGGCGCCGGCGTGCCGGGCGGCGGCGGCATCCGGCTGAAGTACAGCAACCCGATGCTCGTCGACGATGTCGCCGTGGATTTCCCCGAGTTGCGCATCGTCCTCGCCCACCCCTCCTTCCCCTGGCAGGACGAGGCGCTGGCGGTGGCCACGCACAAGCCGCACGTGCACATCGACCTCTCCGGCTGGTCGCCGAAGTACTTCCCTCCCCAACTGGTCCGTTACGCCAACAGTCTGCTCAAGGACAAGGTCCTCTTCGGCTCCGACTACCCGGTCATCACGCCCGACCGCTGGCTTTCCGACTTCGGCAGGCTGGAGATCAAACCCGAAGTACGTCCCAAGATCCTCAAGGAGAACGCGGCCCGGCTGCTCGGCCTCACCGTGCCGGACGCCGACCGCCCGATGCAGGGAGGCCGCTCATGA
- a CDS encoding MaoC family dehydratase, producing MTTKADGVAELKALAGRDLGSSDWLEITQERIDTFADATGDHQWIHVNPEEAAAGPFGATIAHGYLTLSLVIPLFTELLEIGGVSMSVNYGLGKVRFPSPVPVGSRIRLTGKVGSVVEVSGGGVQMELDFAVERDGSDKPACVGQALYRHYP from the coding sequence ATGACCACCAAGGCCGATGGCGTGGCCGAGCTGAAGGCCCTCGCCGGCAGGGATCTGGGCAGCAGCGACTGGCTGGAGATCACCCAGGAGCGGATCGACACCTTCGCCGACGCGACCGGCGATCACCAGTGGATCCATGTGAACCCCGAGGAGGCGGCGGCCGGCCCGTTCGGCGCCACCATCGCGCACGGGTATCTGACGCTCTCCCTCGTCATACCGCTCTTCACAGAGCTGCTGGAGATCGGCGGCGTGTCGATGAGCGTCAACTACGGGCTGGGCAAGGTGCGTTTCCCCAGCCCCGTCCCCGTCGGCAGCAGAATCCGCCTGACGGGCAAGGTCGGCTCGGTGGTGGAGGTCTCGGGAGGAGGGGTCCAGATGGAGCTCGACTTCGCCGTCGAACGGGACGGTTCGGACAAGCCCGCGTGCGTGGGCCAGGCCCTCTACCGGCACTACCCCTGA
- a CDS encoding MFS transporter: protein MAGTAPSRVPSPGGEAQLRRAVTSSFFGSVIEYYDFLLYATASAVVFSKVFFTGLDPLAGTVASFGTFAAGYLARPLGGIVFGHFGDRLGRKRMLVTTMTLMGTVSFLIGVLPTYEQVGSAAAVLLVLLRVLQGVAVGGEWGGAVLMSAEHAGSRRGLWASFTNAGAPFGMVLSTAALTGTGALVGEDAFLAWGWRIPFLLSIALLAVGLFVRLRVEETPVFAAARAGGGRADRSSDGKSSAGGGRSGGSRVPLLDVLRHHPRNLLLAVAVGLAAFVAQGTLTTFLIAYGVQAYHERQTVLNALTLSSALAVPGIIGWSALSDRVGRRPVVLSGAVAMGVFAFVLFPMTDARNALLLTAALVLGQSVIHPMMYGPLAALYAELFSTRSRYTGASLGYQLAGLGAGLAPLLFAEIRRATGGGGTLSVSLIIAGFCALTVVSVLLLGETRDRELSDAEATGPRPLARS, encoded by the coding sequence ATGGCCGGTACCGCACCATCACGCGTCCCCTCCCCAGGCGGCGAGGCCCAGCTTCGCCGCGCGGTCACCTCCAGCTTCTTCGGCAGCGTGATCGAGTACTACGACTTCCTCCTCTACGCCACCGCCTCCGCCGTCGTCTTCAGTAAGGTCTTCTTCACCGGCCTGGATCCGCTGGCCGGCACCGTCGCCAGCTTCGGAACGTTCGCCGCCGGATACCTGGCACGGCCTCTCGGCGGCATCGTCTTCGGTCACTTCGGCGACCGGCTCGGCCGCAAGCGCATGCTCGTGACGACGATGACCCTGATGGGCACCGTCAGCTTTCTCATCGGCGTACTCCCGACGTACGAGCAGGTCGGCAGCGCTGCGGCGGTGCTGCTGGTGCTGCTGCGGGTGCTCCAGGGCGTCGCGGTCGGCGGCGAGTGGGGCGGTGCGGTGCTGATGTCCGCCGAGCACGCGGGGTCGAGGCGCGGCCTGTGGGCGAGCTTCACCAACGCCGGTGCCCCGTTCGGCATGGTGCTCTCCACCGCGGCACTCACCGGGACCGGTGCCCTGGTCGGCGAGGATGCCTTCCTCGCCTGGGGCTGGCGCATCCCGTTCCTGCTCAGCATCGCGCTGCTCGCCGTCGGCCTGTTCGTACGGCTGCGGGTGGAGGAGACGCCGGTCTTCGCCGCGGCCCGCGCCGGTGGCGGCCGTGCCGACAGGAGCTCTGACGGGAAGAGTTCAGCCGGCGGTGGCCGCTCGGGCGGCAGCCGGGTGCCCCTGCTCGACGTGCTGCGGCACCATCCGCGGAACCTGCTGCTCGCGGTCGCGGTCGGCCTCGCGGCGTTCGTCGCGCAGGGCACGCTCACCACCTTCCTCATCGCCTACGGCGTCCAGGCCTACCACGAGCGGCAGACGGTCCTGAACGCACTGACACTCTCCTCCGCGCTGGCGGTGCCGGGCATCATCGGCTGGTCCGCCCTCTCCGACCGCGTCGGCAGGCGACCCGTCGTGCTCTCCGGGGCGGTCGCCATGGGCGTCTTCGCCTTCGTCCTCTTCCCGATGACCGACGCCCGCAACGCACTGCTGCTGACCGCCGCGCTGGTGCTGGGCCAGTCCGTCATCCACCCGATGATGTACGGGCCCCTCGCGGCGCTCTACGCCGAGCTGTTCAGCACCCGCAGCCGCTACACCGGCGCCTCCCTCGGCTACCAGCTCGCCGGGCTCGGGGCCGGACTTGCGCCGCTGCTCTTCGCCGAGATCCGGCGCGCGACCGGGGGCGGCGGCACGCTCTCCGTCTCCCTGATCATCGCGGGCTTCTGCGCGCTGACCGTGGTGAGCGTCCTGCTGCTGGGCGAGACCCGCGACCGGGAGCTGTCCGATGCGGAGGCGACCGGTCCGCGTCCCCTGGCGAGGAGCTGA
- a CDS encoding acyl-CoA synthetase — MHNQGIGSWPGRRAQLSPGRTAFVYEGAAVTYAGVEARSTRAAHRLREAGVRPGDRVAYLGPNHPAFAETMFATHKLGGVFVPLNFRLSATELDYVLDHSGASVLVHAPECAATAAALTVRPPTALGLEEYEEWLATGDPAPLDVAVSRDDPAFILYTSGTTGRPKGAVLTHANIIWNTLNLLVCLDIASDEVTLISAPLFHVAALNQTLLPTFLKGGRSVIMPKWDVDVCYELTAKHRITWMFGVTTMFAAFAQSPRWADADLSSLRILMAGGDPVPEALIRTYQERGLVFCQGYGLTETAPGATFLEAAESVNKAGSAGLPVFFADVRLVRPDRTETEPGERGEVLIQGPNVTPGYWRNPEATEASFSEGGWFHSGDIATRDEDGYVSIVDRLKDMYISGGENVYPAEVEAVLFQHPALAGCAVVGVPDEKWGQAGRAFYTLRPGTTADPDELRSFLASRVAKYKVPLYFEEVDSLPRTGSGKIQKQKLRDLPLPPAT, encoded by the coding sequence GTGCACAACCAGGGCATCGGATCGTGGCCCGGGCGGCGAGCCCAACTCTCGCCCGGGCGCACCGCGTTCGTGTACGAGGGCGCCGCGGTGACCTATGCCGGGGTGGAGGCGCGCAGCACCCGTGCCGCGCACCGGCTGAGGGAGGCGGGCGTACGGCCCGGGGACCGGGTGGCGTATCTGGGCCCCAACCACCCGGCCTTCGCCGAGACGATGTTCGCCACGCACAAACTCGGCGGCGTCTTCGTGCCGCTCAACTTCCGCCTCAGCGCGACCGAACTCGACTATGTGCTGGACCACTCGGGGGCCTCCGTGCTGGTGCACGCCCCAGAGTGCGCCGCAACCGCTGCCGCCCTGACGGTCCGGCCGCCCACGGCCTTGGGCCTTGAGGAGTACGAGGAGTGGCTCGCCACGGGCGACCCGGCACCCCTCGACGTAGCGGTCTCACGGGACGACCCGGCCTTCATCCTCTACACCTCCGGAACCACCGGGAGACCCAAGGGCGCGGTGCTCACCCACGCCAACATCATCTGGAACACGCTCAATCTGCTGGTCTGCCTCGACATCGCCTCGGACGAGGTGACGCTGATCAGCGCTCCGCTCTTCCACGTGGCCGCGCTGAACCAGACGCTGCTGCCGACCTTCCTCAAGGGCGGCCGCAGCGTGATCATGCCGAAGTGGGACGTCGACGTCTGCTACGAGTTGACGGCGAAACACCGCATCACCTGGATGTTCGGCGTGACCACGATGTTCGCCGCGTTCGCACAGTCCCCGCGGTGGGCGGACGCCGACCTCTCCTCCCTCCGCATCCTCATGGCCGGGGGCGACCCTGTCCCGGAAGCGCTGATCCGCACGTACCAGGAGCGGGGACTGGTCTTCTGCCAGGGCTACGGACTCACCGAGACCGCACCCGGCGCGACGTTCCTGGAGGCGGCGGAGAGCGTCAACAAGGCGGGGTCGGCGGGCCTTCCGGTCTTCTTCGCCGACGTACGCCTGGTACGGCCGGACCGGACGGAGACGGAACCGGGCGAACGCGGCGAGGTCCTCATCCAGGGCCCGAACGTCACGCCCGGCTACTGGAGGAACCCGGAAGCGACGGAGGCGTCGTTCTCCGAGGGCGGATGGTTCCACTCCGGGGACATCGCGACACGGGACGAGGACGGGTACGTCTCCATCGTCGACCGGCTCAAGGACATGTACATCTCGGGCGGCGAGAACGTCTATCCCGCGGAGGTCGAGGCCGTCCTCTTCCAGCATCCGGCGCTCGCGGGCTGCGCCGTCGTGGGTGTGCCGGATGAGAAGTGGGGCCAGGCCGGGCGGGCCTTCTACACCCTGCGTCCCGGTACGACGGCCGATCCGGACGAACTCCGCTCCTTCCTCGCCTCCCGCGTCGCGAAGTACAAGGTCCCCTTGTACTTCGAGGAGGTGGACTCCCTCCCCCGCACCGGCTCCGGCAAGATCCAGAAGCAGAAGCTCCGCGACCTTCCCCTCCCTCCCGCCACATGA
- a CDS encoding amidohydrolase family protein, which yields MSAPEEKAEIAAFRRSLGLDALIDVHTHFMPRRVLEKVWAYFDAGGPLIGRPWPIEYRQEEEQRLRLLREFGVRAFTSMLYPHKPGMARWLNDWAADFAARTPDCLHTATFFAEPGAADDVRRALQQGARVFKSHLQVGAYDPNDPSLKEVWGMLAEADVPVVTHCGSGPTPGPFTGPGPIATLLDRHPRLPLIIAHLGMPEYEDFLGLAERHERVMLDTTMAFTSFVEAAAPFPRRALPRLADLGDRVLLGTDFPNIPYTYGEALRALESTGLGTEWLRAVCHDNAARVFGL from the coding sequence GTGTCCGCACCGGAGGAGAAGGCCGAGATCGCCGCATTCCGCCGCTCGCTGGGCCTGGACGCGCTCATCGACGTACACACCCATTTCATGCCGCGGCGCGTACTGGAGAAGGTGTGGGCCTACTTCGACGCGGGAGGCCCGCTGATCGGGCGGCCCTGGCCGATCGAGTACCGGCAGGAGGAGGAGCAACGGCTGCGGCTGCTGCGGGAGTTCGGCGTCAGGGCCTTCACGTCGATGCTCTATCCGCACAAGCCGGGCATGGCACGTTGGCTCAACGACTGGGCCGCCGACTTCGCCGCGCGTACACCGGACTGCCTGCACACGGCGACCTTCTTCGCCGAGCCGGGCGCGGCCGACGACGTGCGGCGGGCGCTGCAGCAGGGCGCGCGGGTCTTCAAGAGCCATCTCCAGGTCGGGGCGTACGACCCCAACGACCCGTCGCTGAAGGAAGTCTGGGGGATGCTGGCCGAGGCGGACGTGCCCGTGGTGACGCACTGCGGCTCCGGCCCCACGCCTGGGCCCTTCACGGGCCCGGGACCGATCGCCACGCTGCTCGACCGCCATCCCCGGCTGCCGCTGATAATCGCCCACCTGGGCATGCCCGAGTACGAGGACTTCCTCGGCCTGGCGGAACGGCACGAGCGGGTCATGCTGGATACGACCATGGCGTTCACGTCGTTCGTGGAGGCCGCGGCGCCGTTTCCGCGGCGGGCGCTGCCGCGTCTGGCGGACCTCGGGGACCGGGTGCTGCTCGGTACGGACTTCCCCAACATCCCCTATACGTACGGGGAAGCGCTGCGTGCGCTGGAGTCCACGGGTCTGGGGACGGAGTGGCTGCGGGCGGTGTGCCACGACAACGCGGCGAGGGTCTTCGGGCTCTGA